The Pongo abelii isolate AG06213 chromosome 20, NHGRI_mPonAbe1-v2.0_pri, whole genome shotgun sequence genome window below encodes:
- the REXO1 gene encoding RNA exonuclease 1 homolog has translation MLRSTGFFRAIDCPYWSGAPGGPCRRPYCHFRHRGARVPGAPGDGGEAPPAAGLGYDPYNPELPKPPTQRENGTLGLGEEPRPDVLELELVNQAIEAVRSEVELEQRRYRELLETAREHRSAEAPALAPRGPNASPTVGLDEDAFPLAFDYSPGSHGLLSPDAGYQPTPLATPAEPGSKYSLASLDRGQGRGGGGGGALEYVPKAVSQPRRHSRPVHSGKYVVDNSRPPTDLEYDPLSNYSARHLSRASSRDERATKRPRGSRGSEPYTPAPKKLCDPFGSCDARFSDSEDEAATVPGNEPTTASTPKARADPENKATGQPPSKEGLEAEGAGLRETKETAVQCDVGDLQPPPAKPASPAQVQSSQDGGCPKEGKPKKKKSGAPPAPSCKDGAQRKDKTKDKGRGRPAEKPCVDKKGPQASSPRRKAERPEGTKKKPSSATPVASSGKGRPDRPARRPSPTSGDSRPAAGRGPPRPLQLPDRKSTKAPSGKLVERKARSLDEGASQDAPKLKKRALSHADLFGDESEDEAAGPGVPSVWPSALPSLSSDSDSDSDSSLGFPEAQGPSKRLKASPPPSPAPSSSSSSSSSAGADVDYSALEKEVDFDSDPMEECLRIFNESTSVKMEDRGRLARQPPKEEKSEEKGLSGLTTLFPGQKRRISHLSKQGQEAEPPRRTPAVPPARPPTAQEVCYLRAQQAQRASASLLQAPARLAEKSPSVHISAPGEKRRIAHIPNPRLAAAPTGAKRTLAASGSQPSNGPELGGQQLKTRTLSGMASKTTTTITPKRIAHSPSLQSLKKPIIPKEFGGKVPTVIRQRYLNLFIEECLKFCTSNQEAIEKALNEEKVAYDRSPSKNIYLNVAVNTLKKLRGLAPSAMPGLSKTSGRRVVSHEVVLGGRLAAKTSFSLSRPSSPRVEDLKGAALYSRLREYLLTQDQLKENGYPFPHPERPGGAIIFTAEEKRPKDSSCRTCCRCGTEYLVSSSGRCVRDEECYYHWGRLRRNRVAGGWETQYMCCSAAAGSVGCQVAKQHVQDGRKERLEGFVKTFEKELSGDTHPGIYALDCEMSYTTYGLELTRVTVVDTDVHVVYDTFVKPDNEIVDYNTRFSGVTEADLADTSVTLRDVQAVLLSMFSADTILIGHSLESDLLALKVIHSTVVDTSVLFPHRLGLPYKRSLRNLMADYLRQIIQDNVDGHSSSEDAGACMHLVIWKVREDAKTKR, from the exons GGCTGGGTTATGACCCCTACAACCCCGAGCTGCCCAAGCCCCCCACGCAGAGAGAGAATGGCACCCTGGGTCTGGGGGAGGAGCCGCGCCCTGATGTGCTGGAGTTGGAGCTGGTCAACCAGGCCATCGAGGCCGTGCGCAGTGAGGTGGAGCTGGAGCAGCGGCGCTACCGGGAGCTGCTGGAGACGGCCCGTGAGCACCGCTCAGCCGAGGCCCCCGCCCTGGCGCCCCGCGGCCCGAACGCCAGCCCCACTGTGGGCCTGGACGAGGATGCCTTCCCACTGGCCTTCGACTACAGCCCCGGCAGCCATGGCCTGTTAAGCCCTGATGCCGGCTACCAGCCCACCCCACTGGCCACCCCTGCCGAGCCAGGCAGCAAGTACTCGCTGGCGTCCCTGGACAGGGGTCAGGGCAGAGGCGGAGGGGGTGGCGGTGCCCTGGAATACGTCCCCAAGGCTGTGAGCCAGCCCCGGCGGCACAGCCGTCCCGTTCACAGTGGCAAGTACGTGGTGGACAACTCGAGGCCACCCACAGACCTGGAGTATGACCCTCTCTCCAACTACTCGGCCCGGCACCTCAGCAGGGCCAGCTCCCGGGATGAACGGGCCACCAAGCGGCCCCGGGGCTCCCGCGGCAGCGAGCCCTACACACCTGCTCCCAAGAAGCTCTGTGACCCCTTTGGCAGTTGCGATGCAAGGTTCTCAGACTCAGAAGATGAGGCCGCCACGGTCCCAGGTAACGAGCCCACCACGGCCAGCACCCCCAAGGCCAGGGCCGACCCTGAGAACAAGGCCACCGGGCAGCCACCCTCCAAAGAAGGCCTGGAGGCCGAGGGGGCCGGCCTGCGGGAGACCAAGGAGACGGCCGTGCAGTGCGATGTGGGGGACCTCCAGCCGCCCCCAGCCAAGCCCGCCTCCCCAGCCCAGGTCCAGTCCTCACAGGATGGGGGCTGTCCCAAGGAGGgaaaacccaagaagaaaaaaagcggGGCCCCACCTGCCCCCAGCTGCAAAGACGGGGCCCAGAGGAAGGACAAGACCAAGGACAAGGGCCGAGGGCGGCCTGCAGAGAAGCCCTGTGTGGACAAGAAGGGCCCGCAGGCCAGCAGCCCCCGGCGCAAGGCAGAGCGGCCGGAAGGGACCAAGAAGAAGCCATCTTCGGCCACTCCTGTGGCTAGCTCAGGGAAAGGGAGGCCTGACCGGCCAGCGCGGCGGCCAAGCCCCACAAGCGGGGACTCCCGACCGGCGGCTGGCAGAGGCCCACCCCGCCCCCTCCAGCTCCCCGACAGGAAGAGCACCAAGGCCCCTTCGGGGAAGCTGGTGGAGCGGAAAGCCCGCTCACTAGACGAGGGCGCCTCCCAGGACGCCCCCAAGCTGAAAAAGCGGGCCCTGAGCCACGCCGACCTCTTTGGGGACGAGAGTGAGGACGAGGCCGCAGGGCCAGGGGTGCCGAGCGTGTGGccctctgccctccccagcctcagCTCGGACTCAGACTCTGActcagactccagcctgggcttcccGGAGGCGCAGGGGCCGTCCAAGCGGCTCAAGGCctccccgcccccctcccccgccccatcctcctcctcctcgtcctcctccagCGCGGGGGCGGATGTGGACTACTCGGCCCTGGAGAAGGAGGTGGACTTTGACTCCGACCCCATGGAGGAGTGcctgcggatcttcaacgagtccaCCAGCGTCAAGATGGAGGACAGAGGCCGGCTGGCCCGGCAG CCCCCCAAGGAAGAGAAGAGCGAGGAGAAGGGGCTTTCGGGTCTGACCACTCTGTTCCCCGGGCAGAAGAGAAGGATCTCCCACCTTTCCAAGCAAGGCCAGGAG GCGGAGCCCCCGAGGAGGACTCCCGCGGTGCCCCCGGCCCGGCCCCCGACGGCGCAGGAGGTGTGCTACCTGCGGGCCCAGCAGGCGCAGAGGGCATCGGCGAGCTTGCTGCAGGCCCCCGCCAGGCTGGCGGAGAAGTCGCCCTCTGTCCACATTTCCGCCCCTGGCGAGAAGAGGAGGATTGCCCACATTCCCAACCCCCGCCTGGCTGCAG CCCCCACAGGTGCCAAGAGGACCCTTGCGGCCAGCGGCAGCCAGCCCTCCAACGGCCCCGAGCTGGGCGGCCAGCAGCTGAAAACACGCACATTGTCGGGGATGGCGTCTAagactaccaccaccatcacccctaAGCGAATCGCCCACAGTCCATCCTTACAG AGTTTAAAGAAACCCATTATCCCCAAAGAGTTTGGGGGCAAAGTCCCCACTGTCATCCGCCAGCGCTATCTCAACCTGTTCATCGaggagtgtctcaagttctgtaCCTCCAACCAGGAGGCCATAGAGAAG GCACTGAatgaggagaaggtggcctatgATCGCAGCCCCAGCAAGAACATCTACCTGAATGTGGCCGTGAACACCCTCAAGAAGCTCAGGGGCCTGGCCCCCAGCGCCATGCCCGGCCTCAGCA aaACCAGTGGCCGCAGGGTTGTGTCCCACGAGGTGGTGTTGGGGGGCAGGTTGGCCGCCAAGACCAGCTTCTCGCTCAGCCGTCCAAGCAGCCCCCGGGTGGAGGACCTGAAAG GGGctgccctgtacagccgcctcagGGAGTACCTGCTCActcaggaccagctcaaggagaacggctaccccttcccgcacccagAGCGGCCTGGGGGCGCAATCATCTTCACAGCTGAGGAGAAGAGGCCCAAGGACT CTTCCTGCAGGACCTGCTGCCGCTGTGGCACCGAGTACCTCGTGTCCTCTTCAGGCCGCTGCGTCCGGGATGAGGAGTGTTACTACCACTGGGGACGGCTGCGCCGGAACCGGG TGGCTGGAGGCTGGGAGACCCAGTACATGTGCTGCTCAGCTGCCGCCGGCTCTGTCGGCTGCCAGGTCGCAAAG CAACATGTGCAGGATGGCCGGAAGGAGCGCCTTGagggcttcgtgaagacctttgAGAAAGAGCTCTCAGGAGACACCCACCCGGGGATCTACGCCCTGGATTGCGAGATG TCCTACACCACATATGGCCTGGAGCTGACGCGCGTCACGGTGGTCGACACGGACGTGCATGTGGTTTATGACACCTTCGtgaagcccgacaacgagatcgtggactacaacaccag GTTTTCGGGGGTGACGGAGGCTGACCTTGCCGACACAAGCGTCACGCTGCGTGACGTCCAGGCCGTTCTGCTGAGCATGTTCAGCGCTGACACCATCCTCATCGgacacagcctggagagcgaccTCCTGGCCCTGAAG GtcatccacagcaccgtggtggacacgtcTGTGCTCTTCCCCCACCGCCTGGGCCTCCCCTACAAGCGGTCCCTGCGGAACCTCATGGCCGACTACCTcagacagatcatccaggacaatG TGGACGGGCACAGCTCCAGCGAGGACGCCGGCGCCTGCATGCACCTGGTGATCTGGAAGGTTCGAGAAGACGCCAAGACCAAGCGATGA